From Paenibacillus sp. GP183, one genomic window encodes:
- a CDS encoding ABC transporter permease, whose amino-acid sequence MQMLRFLYRKMWNNRWLTFSSFVGLLVAVAFTTSIPMYADGSLKRVIAKSLQEKSQGYPAGSLLIRYQAASNDVTESKALTAVDAFIAQTIPEQIRFPFLSYVHTQSLRSSQLISESNSSTNKRRQMTAVAQSGLKQYVEITQGRMFEDAGANVLEAVVSDDALSRNDLRIGDIYRYTIATTNGSKTLRIQIVGAFKPKQAASAYWYQGIDSFANSLLISEASFSKQLQEQKALLSVSNWYYAFDLRELQASDLSPLKSSLNRLDIQLFQKLKNTKVDISFAPLLNEFSRQSVQLQALLFTLAAPMLAMVFYYIVMNARQALERQRNDIAVLRSRGGSTKQIIWIFLLEGLWMGGVSLVLGLPIGYFMAKCIGASNGFLSFVGREAIPVDASVDVLAYGAIAVVVAIVSSVIPAMSFARASIVGFKMKLARSDQKPFWQRWFLDLALLLAVGYGWYSFNQKQLLSFSTGLSTNQLQIQSLLFFIPAVAIFALGLFCLRLFPWLLLLIHGLGRKFMPLTLYLTLVQLSRSATAYFPLMLLLILTLGMGVYHSSAARTIDLNSTDKLLYQYGTDVVVRAVWDGYSEEDGTTGGAGSETEHPIIYTEPSFESYRKLEGIEAAARVLQTTGEVTVSGKSVGRGSIMGIDNLDFSKVAWFRRDLTPAHPFAYLKLLGSYEQATLISSTFAEERQLKVGDLVTVSIQQKNVELVIVGIVPYWPNEYPEKTPFFITNLSYLYDQMPLMPYEVWLKMKPDAKVAPIFEALKAKGIQLASVSDVRNELITQNQHPSKGGVFGILSLGFLVSVLISFIGYVLYWYFNLSGRVVQFGILRATGLSRMQMTGMLLIEQIFTAGLSIALGIGLGKLTGYLFLPFLQTADGSGKQVPPFRIVFAAKDTNQLYAVVVVMMLAGTVLLLNHIRQLRVHQAIKLGEER is encoded by the coding sequence ATGCAGATGCTGCGGTTTCTTTATCGTAAAATGTGGAACAATCGTTGGCTGACCTTCAGCTCGTTTGTAGGTTTACTCGTGGCGGTTGCCTTTACAACGAGCATTCCGATGTACGCCGACGGTTCTCTGAAACGGGTCATTGCCAAATCCCTTCAGGAAAAAAGCCAGGGCTATCCCGCAGGGTCCTTGCTGATCCGCTATCAAGCGGCAAGCAATGACGTTACCGAGTCCAAAGCTTTGACGGCAGTCGATGCATTTATTGCACAAACCATTCCAGAGCAAATCCGCTTTCCTTTTCTGAGCTATGTTCATACTCAGTCGCTTCGCAGCTCACAGCTTATCTCGGAAAGCAATAGCAGTACAAACAAACGTCGTCAAATGACAGCTGTGGCCCAAAGCGGGTTGAAGCAATATGTGGAAATTACCCAAGGACGAATGTTTGAAGATGCTGGAGCAAATGTGCTCGAAGCGGTGGTGTCAGACGATGCCTTATCACGAAATGATTTGCGGATCGGGGATATTTATCGATATACGATAGCAACGACAAACGGCAGCAAAACCTTGCGTATTCAGATTGTGGGAGCCTTCAAACCAAAGCAAGCGGCCTCAGCTTATTGGTATCAAGGCATCGATAGCTTTGCCAATTCCTTGCTGATCAGCGAAGCGTCGTTCTCCAAACAATTGCAAGAACAGAAGGCTTTATTAAGCGTCTCCAATTGGTATTACGCTTTTGACTTGCGGGAGCTGCAGGCAAGCGATCTCTCACCGCTTAAAAGCTCATTGAATCGCTTGGATATCCAGCTTTTTCAAAAACTGAAAAACACCAAAGTGGATATTTCTTTCGCTCCATTGCTGAACGAATTCAGTAGGCAAAGCGTGCAGCTGCAAGCGCTTTTGTTTACTTTAGCCGCTCCCATGCTTGCTATGGTCTTTTACTATATTGTGATGAATGCAAGACAGGCCCTGGAACGGCAAAGAAATGATATTGCCGTCTTGCGCAGCCGTGGCGGGAGCACGAAACAAATCATTTGGATTTTTTTATTAGAGGGGCTATGGATGGGCGGAGTCTCGCTCGTCTTGGGATTGCCTATCGGCTATTTTATGGCAAAATGTATCGGAGCTTCGAATGGATTTCTTTCCTTCGTCGGACGTGAAGCTATTCCAGTCGATGCCTCGGTTGATGTCCTTGCCTATGGCGCGATCGCAGTAGTCGTCGCAATCGTGTCCAGCGTAATTCCAGCCATGTCGTTTGCCAGAGCTTCAATTGTGGGCTTTAAGATGAAGCTCGCAAGATCCGACCAGAAGCCGTTTTGGCAGCGTTGGTTTCTTGATCTGGCTTTATTATTAGCTGTTGGCTACGGCTGGTATAGCTTTAATCAAAAACAATTGCTATCCTTTAGTACCGGATTATCGACAAACCAATTGCAAATTCAATCCCTGTTATTTTTTATCCCGGCGGTGGCGATATTTGCTCTGGGGTTGTTCTGTTTAAGACTTTTCCCATGGCTGCTCCTCCTGATTCATGGGCTCGGACGTAAATTCATGCCGCTCACGCTATATTTGACCTTGGTGCAATTGTCGCGCTCGGCCACCGCTTATTTCCCCCTCATGCTGCTCTTGATTCTTACCTTGGGCATGGGAGTCTATCATTCGTCCGCAGCGCGTACGATCGATTTGAATTCAACGGATAAGCTGCTTTATCAATATGGAACCGATGTGGTTGTAAGAGCCGTATGGGATGGCTATTCGGAAGAGGACGGCACAACAGGAGGAGCAGGCTCCGAAACAGAGCATCCGATCATCTATACCGAGCCGTCTTTTGAATCGTATCGCAAATTGGAAGGTATTGAAGCAGCAGCGCGTGTATTGCAAACGACGGGCGAGGTAACCGTTTCAGGCAAGTCGGTTGGCAGAGGAAGCATCATGGGTATAGACAATCTGGATTTTTCCAAAGTGGCCTGGTTTCGCCGGGATTTAACGCCAGCTCATCCGTTTGCGTATTTGAAATTGCTCGGCTCCTATGAACAAGCGACATTAATTTCGTCCACCTTTGCCGAAGAGCGTCAATTAAAGGTTGGCGATCTGGTCACCGTCTCGATTCAACAGAAAAATGTGGAGCTGGTGATCGTCGGCATTGTACCCTATTGGCCCAATGAATATCCGGAGAAAACACCATTTTTTATAACCAACTTATCGTATCTTTACGATCAAATGCCGTTAATGCCTTATGAAGTATGGTTGAAGATGAAGCCAGACGCGAAGGTAGCTCCTATATTTGAAGCGTTGAAAGCAAAAGGCATTCAATTGGCATCCGTGAGCGATGTGCGAAACGAGCTCATCACGCAAAATCAGCATCCCTCCAAGGGCGGGGTGTTCGGAATTTTAAGCTTGGGATTTCTGGTCTCGGTGCTGATCTCTTTTATCGGATATGTGCTGTATTGGTACTTTAATTTATCAGGGCGAGTTGTGCAGTTCGGCATTCTGCGAGCAACTGGACTTTCGCGAATGCAAATGACGGGGATGCTGCTGATCGAGCAAATTTTTACCGCAGGGCTATCCATTGCGCTTGGCATTGGGCTGGGAAAGCTGACAGGTTATTTATTTCTGCCCTTCCTGCAAACCGCCGATGGATCGGGCAAGCAGGTTCCGCCGTTTCGGATTGTGTTCGCGGCTAAAGACACGAATCAGCTTTATGCAGTGGTGGTCGTGATGATGCTGGCTGGAACGGTGCTGCTGCTGAATCATATCCGTCAATTGCGCGTACATCAGGCGATTAAATTAGGAGAGGAGCGATGA
- a CDS encoding HAMP domain-containing sensor histidine kinase, with amino-acid sequence MFYKTRMRLTILNTLIFFLILSLFGAALFLYVKFQLYAKIDDSLLQQAKNVQLRQNGIGDKVYYQSPDSVDPRVFFITRDVKGTVTSQTQDNQSVVLSKQMNEVPISLPQTVDNSPTTVVVDGRHYRVLAVSNKNIPFKSSFIQLKLLNPPTSLTGSSFIPSLASPMLNSLDLTTVSQNVYTKMELVTGYSAGELPGLKGKIMSGFATFANEPFNTLLVGSPVATMQFISNIDPGLNMLHSLFIIIIAGVAISGLLTLLAGFYLAQRALVPIRESWEKQQQFVADASHELRTPLAVIQANTELLLRHPDHSIEQESGYVSTILKESKRINKLITSLLTFARSDSNQMEIQTKPIDIDSLIRECVLQFTPLADMKQIELKVKLECPLEMMADEERIHQLLVILIDNALKYTPERGMISISSNRTAHSVNLIIEDTGVGIPESDLPFIFERFFRGDKIRSRSDGSLGLGLSIAHWIVQRHGGKIRAESQLGRGTRFLLTFPLRR; translated from the coding sequence ATGTTTTATAAAACTCGAATGCGTTTGACTATTTTGAACACATTGATTTTTTTCCTCATTCTCAGCTTATTCGGCGCTGCGCTGTTTTTATATGTGAAATTTCAGCTTTATGCCAAAATAGACGATTCTTTATTGCAGCAAGCAAAAAATGTGCAATTGAGGCAAAATGGAATTGGAGACAAAGTCTATTACCAATCTCCTGATAGCGTTGATCCACGGGTATTTTTTATCACGCGCGATGTAAAAGGTACTGTTACCTCCCAAACCCAGGATAATCAAAGTGTTGTGCTTAGCAAACAAATGAATGAAGTCCCCATTTCTTTACCGCAAACTGTGGATAATTCTCCAACAACGGTAGTCGTGGACGGACGCCATTATCGTGTCCTTGCCGTGTCGAATAAAAATATCCCATTCAAATCCTCATTTATTCAATTAAAATTGTTGAACCCTCCGACAAGTTTAACGGGGTCAAGCTTTATCCCATCATTAGCATCTCCAATGCTGAATAGCTTGGATTTGACAACCGTATCGCAAAATGTTTATACAAAAATGGAACTGGTGACAGGATACAGCGCAGGAGAACTGCCTGGGTTAAAAGGAAAGATCATGTCTGGATTTGCTACTTTTGCAAATGAGCCTTTTAATACATTGCTCGTCGGATCTCCTGTTGCAACCATGCAGTTTATCAGCAATATAGATCCGGGGCTTAACATGCTGCACAGCTTATTTATCATTATTATTGCCGGCGTTGCGATAAGCGGTTTATTGACCTTGCTTGCAGGGTTTTATCTGGCCCAGCGTGCCTTGGTTCCGATTCGGGAATCATGGGAGAAGCAGCAGCAATTTGTAGCGGATGCCTCACATGAACTGCGTACTCCGCTTGCTGTCATTCAAGCCAATACGGAGCTGCTGCTCCGTCACCCGGATCATTCCATCGAGCAGGAGAGCGGTTACGTCTCAACCATTCTGAAGGAATCGAAACGGATCAATAAACTTATCACCAGCTTGCTGACCTTTGCGCGATCTGATTCCAACCAAATGGAAATCCAGACGAAACCGATCGATATAGATTCGTTAATTAGAGAATGCGTACTGCAATTTACGCCATTGGCTGATATGAAACAAATTGAATTAAAAGTGAAGCTGGAATGCCCGCTGGAAATGATGGCCGATGAGGAGCGAATTCATCAGCTTCTGGTCATCTTGATCGATAACGCGCTTAAATACACACCCGAGCGAGGAATGATCTCTATTTCTTCAAACAGGACGGCGCATTCCGTGAATTTGATCATCGAAGATACGGGAGTCGGAATCCCTGAATCCGATCTGCCGTTTATTTTTGAACGTTTTTTTCGCGGCGACAAGATTCGTTCGCGTTCTGATGGCAGCTTGGGCCTAGGTTTGTCAATAGCCCATTGGATTGTGCAGAGGCATGGCGGCAAAATTCGTGCGGAGAGCCAGCTGGGCCGAGGAACACGTTTCCTGCTTACTTTTCCGCTTAGAAGATAA
- a CDS encoding response regulator transcription factor: MTTILVVDDDSHIRELISLYLTDEGFTIVEKADGEEALKYAADFPVDMTIMDIMMPRMDGWELCRKLRELSEMPILMITAKGESTQRIKGFQLGTDDYLVKPFDPQEMVMRVKALLKRYRISVSKHIQLGPVKLDRNKYEVLFGDLGEAVTLPLKEFELFYTLASYPGQLFTRDHLIGQVWGVEFEGNERTVDVHINRLRDRFEGYSAFFKIITLRGLGYKLEVYHD; encoded by the coding sequence ATGACGACGATATTGGTAGTGGATGACGATTCGCATATTCGTGAATTGATAAGCTTATATTTGACGGATGAGGGCTTTACTATCGTCGAAAAAGCGGACGGTGAAGAAGCTTTGAAATATGCTGCTGATTTTCCTGTGGATATGACGATCATGGACATCATGATGCCTCGAATGGATGGCTGGGAGCTTTGCCGTAAGTTACGGGAATTGAGTGAAATGCCTATTTTAATGATAACGGCCAAAGGAGAATCTACTCAGAGGATAAAGGGGTTTCAGCTGGGGACGGATGACTATCTCGTCAAACCATTTGACCCTCAGGAGATGGTCATGCGGGTCAAAGCGCTTCTGAAGCGATACCGGATATCCGTCTCCAAGCATATACAGCTGGGTCCTGTAAAATTAGACCGAAATAAATATGAGGTTTTATTTGGAGATTTAGGCGAAGCGGTGACGCTTCCGCTTAAAGAATTTGAGCTTTTCTATACATTGGCAAGCTATCCCGGTCAGCTTTTTACGCGAGATCATCTCATTGGGCAAGTGTGGGGAGTCGAATTTGAAGGAAATGAGCGAACGGTGGATGTGCATATTAACCGGCTGCGAGATCGATTCGAAGGCTATTCCGCTTTCTTCAAAATCATAACGCTGCGTGGTTTAGGCTACAAGCTGGAGGTTTATCATGATTAA
- a CDS encoding extracellular solute-binding protein produces MNKWSGWLGLTLALVLVLPACSKGETKTAEAKFNKDEKVKLKILYFNEQAFYSLYGNVFQAKYPNITFDVVSSMGNLEGKDPVKEFDKLVEVNKPDIIMMSQAQYEKFSADGKLYALDSVIQQDKFDLENMVPGVIELLKNKGGSKLYGLSPSFTTKALFYNKDLFDKQGIPYPKDKMSWEEVLQLAKRFPTTGTDETRIYGLAQSMFMQNPFDLVQTIAQSKTWSLLDAEGKNLTISTPEWKNLFEQVVAGYQSKSISQPGNAAATAGGVVSSSKDDGKTRLTIDENSNLFLAGRAAMMIDNSFLLNQMDMMKNMKKDAKPINWGVVTEPVDPANPDVSGSFAISQIFGINAQSAHIGAAWEFIKYVHSDEMAKIRSKSSPELISRSAYASDKQGRSLEAFYKLKPNSDAAAQLYPKGFRAAFSKITLEETKAAIAKTKSLADALAAIKDKGQKALTEANISGEKEQEGNVMGGGIQQIFIN; encoded by the coding sequence ATGAATAAATGGAGTGGCTGGCTTGGTTTGACATTAGCTTTAGTTCTGGTATTACCCGCTTGCAGCAAGGGTGAAACGAAAACTGCAGAAGCAAAGTTTAATAAGGATGAAAAAGTGAAGCTGAAGATTTTGTATTTTAACGAGCAGGCTTTTTACTCCCTGTATGGCAATGTGTTTCAAGCCAAATACCCGAACATTACTTTTGATGTGGTGTCGAGCATGGGCAATCTTGAGGGCAAGGATCCGGTCAAGGAATTTGACAAGCTTGTTGAAGTGAACAAGCCGGATATCATCATGATGAGCCAGGCTCAATACGAGAAATTCTCGGCAGACGGCAAGCTGTATGCTTTGGATTCAGTCATTCAGCAGGATAAATTTGATTTGGAAAACATGGTGCCAGGTGTCATTGAACTGCTGAAAAACAAGGGCGGCAGCAAGCTGTATGGTCTTTCACCTTCGTTCACGACAAAGGCTTTATTTTACAATAAGGATTTATTTGATAAGCAAGGGATTCCCTATCCCAAGGATAAAATGAGCTGGGAAGAGGTACTACAGCTGGCCAAACGGTTTCCTACAACTGGAACCGATGAAACACGGATTTACGGATTGGCCCAATCGATGTTTATGCAAAATCCTTTCGATCTGGTCCAAACGATCGCGCAGTCGAAGACGTGGTCTTTACTCGATGCGGAAGGAAAAAATCTGACGATAAGCACCCCGGAGTGGAAGAATCTCTTTGAGCAGGTTGTTGCAGGTTATCAGAGTAAATCGATATCTCAGCCGGGAAATGCCGCTGCTACTGCTGGCGGTGTTGTGAGCAGTTCGAAAGATGATGGTAAAACAAGGCTGACAATCGATGAAAACAGCAATCTATTCCTGGCTGGAAGAGCGGCGATGATGATCGACAATTCCTTCCTGCTCAATCAAATGGATATGATGAAGAATATGAAAAAGGATGCCAAGCCTATTAATTGGGGTGTGGTGACTGAGCCGGTTGATCCGGCAAATCCCGATGTAAGTGGATCCTTTGCGATCTCGCAAATATTTGGGATTAACGCGCAGTCTGCTCATATTGGAGCCGCATGGGAATTTATCAAATATGTGCACAGCGACGAAATGGCGAAAATCCGCTCTAAATCATCTCCGGAGCTCATTTCGCGCAGTGCATATGCGTCAGATAAGCAGGGTCGAAGCCTGGAGGCGTTCTATAAGCTGAAGCCAAACAGCGATGCCGCTGCTCAGCTTTATCCAAAAGGCTTCAGAGCTGCCTTCAGCAAAATTACCTTAGAAGAGACAAAAGCGGCGATCGCAAAAACGAAGTCGCTGGCCGATGCGCTTGCAGCCATAAAAGACAAAGGACAGAAAGCCTTAACCGAGGCTAATATCAGCGGTGAAAAAGAACAGGAAGGCAATGTGATGGGCGGAGGTATTCAGCAAATTTTCATTAATTGA
- a CDS encoding HAMP domain-containing sensor histidine kinase, with the protein MIKSLYVRVVITFIAAVILSLILAFFLATLLYQNQINSLTEKQLITSGKQIIQSYQQSPTKDLESFIQGVSLLFNYRVQIYNNKGEAVLTQNPTSQKLIINNEQIQYVLSGGVYRGKLQESQNRQASVIQLIGLPFQVNNAPHALFISPDITDITREFGQFLKTVLIIVLIIGSLILAIAARYLVKPLHLLTDATRRLAKGDFSIRVQSKRKDEIGILTASINDMAKELGMLDQMRQDFVANVSHEIQSPLTSISGFSKALRDKTMDEAKRIHYLTIIEEESNRLSRLSENLLNLSSLQYEHHPFHPQNLSLDEQLRGVVITCEPLWALKKQVIDLQLEEVTIQADIDQLNQVWLNLIHNSIKFTPEHGEIRIDLKVKSDNAIVTITDTGSGIPAEEIHDIFKPFYKVDKSRTDSIGGSGLGLSIVKRIVDIHHGDIEVISIPGEGTTIKIKLPFSYEVS; encoded by the coding sequence ATGATTAAATCCTTATATGTTCGTGTTGTTATCACGTTTATTGCAGCAGTGATCCTCAGCTTGATATTAGCCTTTTTCTTGGCTACCTTACTTTACCAGAATCAGATAAATTCCCTTACGGAGAAACAGCTTATTACAAGCGGTAAACAAATTATCCAAAGCTATCAGCAATCACCAACGAAAGATTTAGAAAGCTTTATTCAGGGTGTGAGCTTGCTTTTCAATTATCGGGTGCAGATTTACAACAATAAGGGAGAAGCTGTTCTAACTCAAAATCCAACAAGTCAAAAGCTAATCATTAATAATGAGCAGATTCAGTATGTTTTGAGTGGGGGAGTTTACCGAGGAAAGCTGCAGGAATCCCAAAATAGGCAAGCTTCCGTCATTCAGTTAATTGGTCTGCCATTTCAGGTGAATAATGCTCCGCATGCTTTATTTATTTCACCGGATATAACGGATATAACAAGGGAATTTGGTCAATTTCTGAAAACCGTGTTGATTATAGTATTAATCATCGGAAGCTTAATTCTTGCGATAGCTGCTCGCTATTTAGTTAAGCCCTTGCATCTGTTAACAGATGCAACCCGACGTTTGGCCAAGGGTGACTTCAGTATCCGTGTTCAGTCCAAGCGTAAAGATGAAATTGGTATTTTAACAGCAAGTATCAACGATATGGCTAAAGAATTGGGGATGCTGGATCAAATGCGCCAGGACTTTGTAGCGAATGTATCCCATGAAATTCAATCACCGCTAACCTCCATTTCCGGTTTCTCCAAAGCATTGAGGGATAAGACCATGGATGAAGCAAAGCGAATCCATTATTTAACCATAATTGAAGAAGAAAGTAATCGACTTTCTCGTTTAAGCGAAAATTTATTGAATTTATCTTCGCTGCAATATGAGCATCATCCTTTTCATCCGCAAAATTTAAGCTTGGACGAACAGTTGAGAGGAGTAGTGATTACCTGTGAACCGCTCTGGGCATTGAAAAAGCAGGTTATTGACCTTCAACTGGAGGAAGTCACCATTCAAGCAGATATAGATCAATTAAACCAGGTTTGGTTAAATTTAATTCATAACAGCATTAAGTTTACTCCTGAGCATGGGGAGATTCGTATAGATTTAAAGGTTAAAAGCGATAACGCAATAGTAACCATTACAGATACAGGTTCAGGTATTCCTGCCGAGGAGATCCATGATATTTTTAAACCCTTCTATAAAGTAGATAAATCCAGAACTGACTCCATCGGCGGAAGCGGACTTGGCCTCTCGATTGTCAAACGTATTGTCGATATTCATCATGGAGACATTGAAGTGATCAGCATACCAGGTGAAGGTACGACCATTAAGATTAAGCTCCCGTTTAGTTATGAAGTTTCTTAA
- a CDS encoding ABC transporter ATP-binding protein, whose product MIRCDGLVKIYKTTEIEVVALQGLNLTIEAGEMMAIIGNSGSGKSTLLNILGGLDRPSAGMVGVGPWDLLKITDAQLVQYKRESVGFIWQNNARNLLPYLTALENVETVMMLSGKLDRIYAKELLERVGLAHRIHSKLQQLSGGEQQRVAIAISLANRPALLLADEPTGSVDSETAERIMDIFRTLNRELGVTIVIVTHDLSLAHKVNRVVAIRDGQTSSELIRREVDESSSFKSEKEQQVTQDRHEEYIVLDRAGRLQVPKAYLEALQISGKASMEFDGEKIMIRAPK is encoded by the coding sequence ATGATTCGCTGCGACGGTCTGGTCAAGATTTATAAAACCACGGAAATTGAAGTGGTTGCCCTGCAGGGCCTGAATTTAACGATTGAAGCCGGAGAGATGATGGCGATTATCGGCAACAGCGGCAGCGGAAAATCCACTTTGCTGAATATATTAGGCGGACTTGATCGACCTTCCGCGGGTATGGTTGGGGTCGGTCCATGGGATCTTCTCAAAATCACAGATGCGCAATTGGTCCAGTATAAACGAGAATCCGTTGGCTTCATCTGGCAAAATAATGCTCGCAACCTGCTTCCATATTTGACCGCTCTCGAGAATGTAGAGACTGTGATGATGTTAAGCGGGAAGCTGGATCGGATTTATGCCAAGGAGCTATTGGAACGGGTTGGTTTAGCGCATAGAATACACAGTAAACTGCAGCAGCTTTCCGGAGGGGAGCAGCAGCGTGTGGCAATTGCGATTTCCTTGGCTAACCGCCCTGCTTTGCTGCTGGCAGACGAGCCAACCGGTTCGGTTGATTCGGAGACGGCTGAGCGGATCATGGATATTTTCAGAACCTTAAACAGAGAGCTGGGCGTGACCATTGTGATCGTAACCCATGACCTTTCCCTTGCCCATAAGGTAAACCGGGTTGTCGCGATACGTGACGGACAAACTAGCTCGGAACTGATACGTCGTGAGGTGGATGAGTCCAGTTCATTCAAGAGTGAAAAAGAGCAGCAGGTCACACAGGATCGGCATGAGGAGTATATCGTACTGGATCGAGCCGGGCGGCTTCAGGTGCCGAAGGCTTATCTTGAAGCGCTGCAAATAAGCGGCAAGGCTTCTATGGAATTTGACGGCGAGAAAATTATGATTCGAGCTCCCAAGTAA
- a CDS encoding efflux RND transporter periplasmic adaptor subunit: MYTRWWMDNLAAIKNYKINEYVCIWSKRCMALFITCSLLATAGCNLLPKEVAVEVVPIIDPPKISQKPEYNVVSATIEQKVRASGKLMSLQESQLYFVSDNYRIQAIHVKTADTVKQGQLIAELETGDLESQIGQKEIQLQKAELLMKDKLRNVTEQNQSATKLDQLDLQLQQQELAKLKQKLAKSKMVAPFTGVITYVAKNEGDMKKAYETIAVISDPAKLTVVARFSTSDLNAVIVGMEAVIDINTAGQFKGKVVKLPIVHDNQTNTTQTIDDYVVIQLNQMPPGLIENTPLSATIITESKANAVQIPLAALQTQGGRNYVLVADGTGNKREVDVEIGLATATEVEIIKGLTPGQKVVGK, translated from the coding sequence ATGTATACGAGATGGTGGATGGACAATTTAGCAGCGATAAAGAATTATAAAATAAATGAATACGTGTGTATCTGGTCCAAGCGATGTATGGCTTTATTCATAACCTGTTCGCTGTTAGCGACAGCGGGCTGCAATTTGCTGCCGAAGGAAGTTGCTGTAGAAGTCGTTCCGATAATAGATCCGCCCAAAATTTCCCAAAAACCGGAATATAATGTGGTATCGGCCACCATTGAACAAAAGGTACGCGCATCCGGTAAACTGATGTCGCTGCAGGAGTCACAGTTATATTTTGTCAGTGATAATTACCGGATTCAAGCTATTCATGTAAAAACTGCTGATACGGTAAAGCAAGGACAGTTGATCGCCGAGCTGGAAACAGGTGATCTGGAAAGCCAGATCGGGCAAAAAGAGATCCAATTGCAAAAGGCCGAGCTGTTGATGAAGGATAAGCTTCGCAATGTGACGGAGCAGAATCAATCCGCAACGAAATTGGATCAGCTTGATTTGCAATTGCAGCAGCAGGAACTGGCCAAACTGAAGCAAAAGCTGGCGAAGTCCAAAATGGTCGCACCCTTCACAGGAGTCATTACATATGTCGCTAAGAATGAAGGAGATATGAAAAAGGCTTATGAAACGATTGCGGTTATCTCCGATCCCGCCAAGTTGACTGTCGTTGCCAGATTCAGTACAAGCGATTTGAATGCTGTGATTGTGGGGATGGAAGCTGTTATCGACATCAACACGGCAGGTCAATTTAAAGGGAAAGTGGTTAAACTGCCTATTGTGCATGACAATCAAACGAATACAACTCAAACTATAGATGATTATGTAGTGATTCAACTGAACCAAATGCCTCCAGGTCTAATTGAAAATACTCCGCTGAGTGCTACGATCATAACGGAGAGTAAAGCCAATGCTGTGCAAATTCCTCTAGCCGCTTTGCAGACGCAGGGAGGACGCAACTACGTTTTGGTGGCAGATGGGACCGGAAATAAACGCGAGGTGGATGTTGAAATAGGATTAGCTACAGCGACGGAAGTAGAAATCATCAAAGGGCTTACCCCTGGACAAAAGGTGGTTGGCAAATAA
- a CDS encoding ABC transporter ATP-binding protein — MEPMIRVNQVEKTFEAGSRQVQVLKGVRLELYARQWIIIRGRSGSGKTTLLNLIGGLDIPTQGEVYFQEELISMWNDLQRTKLRKQKIGFIFQSFALMPLLSAWENVELSLRMSGTPRVEWKHRVQHCLELVGLNKRMHHRPFELSGGEQQRVAIAKAIAHKPLLLLADEPTAELDSLMGAQIMRVFREIIAEENVTLCMTTHDPTLMEVADHVYEMVDGQFSSDKEL, encoded by the coding sequence ATGGAACCAATGATCAGGGTCAACCAGGTGGAAAAAACTTTCGAAGCCGGCTCCCGGCAAGTTCAGGTGCTGAAGGGAGTTCGTCTCGAGCTCTATGCAAGACAGTGGATCATCATTCGCGGAAGGTCGGGTTCAGGCAAGACGACATTGTTAAATTTAATAGGAGGCCTGGATATTCCGACCCAGGGAGAGGTTTATTTTCAAGAGGAATTGATTTCGATGTGGAATGACCTTCAGCGTACCAAGCTGCGGAAGCAGAAGATAGGATTTATTTTTCAATCGTTTGCCTTGATGCCGCTGCTTTCCGCTTGGGAGAATGTCGAACTGAGCTTGCGAATGTCGGGTACTCCCCGAGTCGAGTGGAAGCATCGGGTTCAGCATTGCCTGGAGCTTGTCGGGTTAAACAAACGCATGCATCATCGGCCTTTCGAATTATCCGGAGGCGAACAGCAGCGAGTGGCGATTGCCAAGGCGATCGCCCATAAACCGCTGCTGCTGCTCGCCGATGAACCGACAGCAGAGCTGGATTCGCTAATGGGAGCTCAGATTATGAGGGTGTTTCGAGAAATAATTGCAGAGGAGAATGTTACTCTCTGTATGACGACACATGATCCTACATTAATGGAGGTGGCCGATCATGTATACGAGATGGTGGATGGACAATTTAGCAGCGATAAAGAATTATAA